The following proteins come from a genomic window of Gemmatimonadota bacterium:
- a CDS encoding Nif3-like dinuclear metal center hexameric protein, which produces MRTAALSEMVDFLDGYLRIREVPDESGAVNGLQVANEGEVTSIVAAVDATQRTIDKVVSECPRGTMLLVHHGLFWDGNRPVTGRRYRRIKALLDHDVAVYSAHIPLDVHPEVGNNAVLAKMLGILDPVPFDSYKGMPFGASGHLISPRDLLVTRLTELLGDQVHLIPGGPETTTRVGIITGGAGGRIEQAAAAGLDTYITGEGAHHTTFDALEYGVNVLYAGHYATETVGVKALAQLLAERFGVAWAFHDHPTGL; this is translated from the coding sequence ATGAGAACTGCCGCGCTGAGCGAGATGGTCGACTTCCTCGACGGCTACCTGCGGATCCGTGAGGTGCCCGACGAGTCGGGTGCGGTGAACGGATTGCAGGTGGCGAACGAGGGTGAGGTGACATCGATCGTGGCCGCCGTCGACGCGACGCAGCGAACCATCGACAAGGTGGTATCGGAGTGTCCGCGCGGCACGATGCTGCTGGTGCACCACGGCCTCTTCTGGGACGGCAATCGTCCGGTGACCGGCCGGCGCTACCGGCGGATCAAGGCGCTGCTCGATCACGACGTGGCGGTGTACAGCGCACACATCCCGCTCGACGTGCATCCCGAGGTTGGCAACAACGCGGTCCTCGCCAAGATGCTCGGCATCCTCGACCCGGTGCCGTTCGACAGCTACAAGGGAATGCCGTTCGGCGCGTCGGGCCACCTGATCTCACCGCGCGACTTGTTGGTGACCAGGCTGACGGAGCTGCTGGGCGACCAGGTGCACCTGATCCCCGGCGGCCCGGAGACGACCACGCGCGTCGGGATCATCACCGGCGGCGCGGGCGGTCGGATCGAACAGGCGGCCGCCGCGGGCCTCGACACCTACATCACCGGCGAAGGCGCGCACCACACCACCTTCGACGCGCTCGAGTACGGCGTCAACGTCCTTTACGCCGGCCACTACGCCACCGAGACGGTCGGCGTGAAGGCGCTCGCCCAACTGCTCGCGGAGCGGTTCGGCGTGGCGTGGGCGTTTCATGATCATCCGACGGGGCTCTGA
- a CDS encoding CocE/NonD family hydrolase → MRLPSLLLLPALCVALPAQTAAPAKPAYSYVKLVDTMVAMRDGVKLHTSIYVPQNYSGPLPIVFTRTPYSITGSAGRMTGSYRELAEDGYAFAFQDIRGHYGSEGTFVMQRAPRDRNDPKAIDEGSDAYDTIDWLVKRVPGNNGRVGMLGVSYDGWVVVQALMDPHPAFKAASPQASPADMWMGDDFHHQGAFRLSYGFEYAYDMEQGKVSKQFAFDRADTYDWYLALGSLARVNQDVFKGTIPTWNDFAAHPNYDAFWKKQAAVPYLQQPVTVPTLNVAGWWDQEDFYGPVTIYRAMEKHDAKNMNFLVVGPWNHGGWGGTGKTLGPIDFGSNTGDYYRQSIQRPFFACHLRGAADGCTPAEATLFRAGENRWVSNTTFPRRDNVTQTPIYTAASGALSFSAPKAAAAADSFISDPANPVPYRRRPIQPTYGSGSQWRAWLTEDQRLVDHRPDVLTWQTGVLDAPVTISGEIMATLYASTSQSDADWVVKLIDVYPDSLPSPMGGFQFMVANDVLRGRYLESFETPRALVPNKVEKFTVDLHTQEYTFKPGHRIMVQVQSTWFPLIDRNPQRYVPNIFNASAADFRKAVHAVQRSARWPTHVSLPILRP, encoded by the coding sequence ATGCGCCTCCCCTCGCTGCTCCTGCTGCCGGCTCTTTGCGTTGCCCTGCCCGCACAGACTGCCGCACCGGCCAAGCCCGCCTACAGCTACGTCAAGCTCGTCGACACCATGGTCGCCATGCGCGACGGCGTGAAGCTGCACACCTCGATCTATGTGCCGCAGAACTACAGCGGCCCGCTGCCGATCGTCTTCACCCGCACGCCGTACAGCATCACCGGCTCGGCCGGCCGCATGACCGGCAGCTATCGCGAACTCGCCGAGGATGGCTACGCCTTCGCCTTCCAGGACATCCGCGGCCACTACGGCAGCGAAGGCACCTTCGTGATGCAGCGCGCCCCACGCGATCGCAACGATCCGAAGGCCATCGACGAAGGAAGCGATGCCTACGACACCATCGACTGGCTCGTCAAGCGCGTCCCCGGCAACAACGGTCGCGTCGGCATGCTTGGCGTTTCCTACGACGGCTGGGTCGTCGTCCAGGCGCTGATGGATCCGCACCCCGCCTTCAAGGCCGCGTCACCGCAGGCATCGCCCGCCGACATGTGGATGGGTGATGACTTCCACCATCAGGGGGCATTCCGCCTGTCGTACGGATTCGAGTACGCCTACGACATGGAACAGGGAAAGGTCTCCAAGCAGTTCGCCTTCGATCGCGCCGACACCTATGACTGGTACTTGGCGCTCGGCTCGCTCGCGCGGGTCAACCAGGACGTCTTCAAGGGAACCATCCCCACCTGGAACGACTTCGCGGCGCACCCGAACTACGACGCCTTCTGGAAGAAGCAGGCGGCGGTGCCGTACCTTCAGCAGCCGGTCACCGTCCCGACGCTCAATGTGGCTGGGTGGTGGGACCAGGAAGATTTCTACGGGCCGGTCACCATCTACCGCGCCATGGAGAAGCACGACGCGAAGAACATGAACTTCCTGGTGGTGGGGCCGTGGAACCACGGCGGCTGGGGTGGCACCGGCAAGACGCTGGGACCGATCGACTTCGGCAGCAACACCGGCGACTACTACCGGCAGTCGATCCAGCGGCCGTTCTTCGCCTGCCATCTCAGGGGCGCAGCCGATGGCTGCACACCCGCCGAGGCGACGCTCTTCCGCGCGGGAGAGAATCGGTGGGTCAGCAACACGACCTTCCCTCGGCGCGACAACGTCACCCAGACGCCGATCTACACCGCCGCGTCAGGGGCCCTCTCCTTCTCGGCGCCGAAGGCCGCGGCCGCCGCCGACTCCTTCATCTCCGACCCGGCCAATCCGGTACCGTATCGTCGGCGGCCAATCCAGCCGACGTATGGCTCCGGCTCGCAGTGGCGCGCCTGGCTGACCGAAGACCAGCGCCTCGTCGACCATCGCCCCGACGTGCTCACCTGGCAGACCGGCGTGCTCGATGCCCCCGTCACCATCAGTGGCGAGATCATGGCCACGCTCTATGCGTCGACCAGCCAGAGCGACGCCGACTGGGTCGTCAAGCTGATCGACGTCTATCCCGACTCGCTCCCCTCGCCAATGGGCGGCTTCCAGTTCATGGTCGCCAACGACGTTCTGCGCGGCCGCTACCTCGAGTCATTCGAGACACCGCGTGCGCTCGTGCCGAACAAGGTCGAGAAGTTCACCGTCGACCTGCACACGCAGGAGTACACCTTCAAGCCGGGTCACCGGATCATGGTGCAGGTCCAGAGCACCTGGTTCCCGCTGATCGATCGCAACCCGCAGCGCTACGTCCCGAACATCTTCAACGCCAGCGCCGCCGATTTCCGGAAGGCCGTCCATGCGGTGCAGCGATCGGCGCGGTGGCCGACGCATGTGAGCCTGCCGATTCTCCGCCCTTAA
- the mnmG gene encoding tRNA uridine-5-carboxymethylaminomethyl(34) synthesis enzyme MnmG — protein MHCDVLVLGGGHAGTEAAALAARSGARVILLTQRLDTIGQMSCNPAIGGIAKGTIAREVDALGGIMGRATDRAMIQFRMLNQSKGPAVASPRAQCDRTLYRRAVRSLLESLPVTHPVQLAEGTAARFLIEGGAVVGVLTDDGVSVRARSVVITTGTFLRGRIHVGTSHTIPAGRAGEPPSVELSEHLAALGLAVERFKTGTPPRVDGRTIDTSVMARQDSDAVPYWFSSHVRAPHPAQRPCWLTWAGDPVKALITRHLADSALYGGAISGRGPRYCPSVEDKVVKFPDAARHQVFLEPEGLDTDELYVGGLSTSLPPDVQLQMLRLIPGMQQVEMTRAGYAIEYDYLPPTQLDRHLAVKAIPGLYTAGQINGTTGYEEAAGQGAVAGMNAAAWALDLEPIAIGRSEGYCGVLVDDLVSKGVDEPYRLFTSRAEHRLMLRQDNALRRMLPIATARNLWSDGERAAAEERLEREEAVGRLAVETAVSPAQANGILAASGSNGISEPVRIAELVKRPGVSLVALFEAAGVDVGADDCEWSAIELRYGGYLARERVVAEKLVRLEATPLPADLPWRQMERLSWEAREKLARVQPTTLAQAGRVPGVSPADLQHLLVEVLRRERVK, from the coding sequence ATGCACTGTGATGTCCTCGTCCTGGGTGGCGGTCACGCCGGCACCGAAGCGGCCGCGTTGGCGGCGCGCTCCGGCGCGCGGGTGATCCTGCTCACGCAGCGGCTCGACACCATCGGCCAGATGTCGTGCAACCCGGCGATCGGCGGCATCGCCAAGGGGACCATCGCGCGCGAGGTCGACGCCCTCGGCGGGATCATGGGGCGCGCGACCGACCGCGCGATGATCCAGTTCCGGATGCTGAACCAGAGCAAGGGTCCCGCAGTCGCGAGTCCGCGCGCGCAGTGTGATCGCACGCTGTATCGCCGTGCGGTGCGTTCGCTGCTCGAGTCGCTGCCAGTCACGCACCCGGTGCAATTGGCGGAGGGGACCGCTGCGCGCTTCCTGATCGAAGGCGGCGCAGTCGTCGGCGTGCTCACGGATGACGGTGTGTCGGTGCGTGCGCGTTCGGTGGTGATCACGACCGGGACGTTCCTGCGCGGGCGCATTCACGTCGGCACGTCGCACACGATTCCCGCGGGCCGCGCCGGTGAGCCGCCCTCGGTCGAACTCTCGGAACACCTTGCTGCGCTTGGGTTAGCGGTTGAACGCTTCAAGACCGGCACGCCGCCGCGCGTCGATGGCCGGACCATCGACACCTCGGTGATGGCGCGTCAGGATTCCGATGCCGTGCCGTACTGGTTCTCCTCCCACGTGCGCGCACCGCATCCGGCACAGCGTCCCTGTTGGCTGACCTGGGCGGGTGATCCGGTGAAGGCACTCATCACCCGGCACCTCGCCGACTCGGCGCTCTATGGCGGCGCGATCTCCGGTCGTGGTCCGCGTTACTGTCCGAGTGTCGAGGACAAGGTGGTGAAGTTCCCCGACGCCGCGCGCCATCAGGTCTTTCTCGAGCCCGAAGGACTCGACACCGACGAACTCTATGTCGGAGGACTCTCGACGTCGCTGCCCCCTGACGTGCAACTGCAGATGCTGCGATTGATTCCGGGCATGCAGCAGGTCGAGATGACGCGCGCGGGGTACGCGATCGAGTACGACTACCTGCCACCGACGCAGTTGGATCGGCATCTCGCCGTGAAGGCGATCCCCGGGCTCTACACCGCCGGGCAGATCAACGGGACGACCGGATATGAAGAGGCCGCAGGGCAGGGAGCGGTCGCCGGGATGAACGCGGCAGCGTGGGCGCTCGACCTGGAGCCCATCGCCATCGGCCGGAGCGAGGGGTACTGCGGCGTCTTGGTGGACGACTTGGTGTCCAAGGGCGTCGACGAACCGTATCGGCTATTCACTTCTCGCGCTGAACATCGTCTTATGTTGAGGCAGGACAACGCGTTACGGCGCATGTTGCCGATTGCGACGGCCCGGAACCTCTGGTCGGACGGTGAGCGGGCTGCTGCCGAGGAGCGATTGGAGCGTGAGGAGGCGGTGGGCCGGCTCGCCGTGGAGACGGCGGTGTCGCCGGCGCAGGCGAACGGGATCCTCGCGGCGAGTGGAAGCAATGGGATCAGCGAGCCGGTGCGGATCGCGGAGCTGGTGAAGCGTCCGGGGGTGTCGCTGGTGGCACTGTTCGAGGCGGCGGGGGTCGACGTGGGCGCCGACGATTGCGAGTGGTCGGCGATCGAGCTTCGCTATGGCGGTTACCTGGCCAGGGAGCGAGTCGTCGCCGAGAAGTTGGTGCGGCTTGAGGCAACACCGTTGCCGGCGGATTTGCCGTGGCGGCAGATGGAGCGGCTTTCCTGGGAGGCTCGCGAGAAGTTGGCGCGGGTGCAACCGACGACGCTGGCGCAGGCTGGGCGGGTTCCGGGGGTTTCCCCGGCGGATCTGCAGCATCTGCTGGTCGAAGTGCTTCGTCGGGAGCGCGTGAAGTAG
- a CDS encoding ATP-binding cassette domain-containing protein yields MAAAAVRFEKVTKRFSGHVAVKDLSFEVPTGGIFGLLGPNGAGKSTSIRMMMDIIEPDEGSISLFGSDRKGRDLSPRIGFLPEERGLYKKMKVLDHLVFFGEVKGIARSEAKRRAAKWLDRLGIADWAQKKVEDLSKGMQQKVQFAGSLLHDPELVVLDEPFSGLDPVNSQVMKDVVIELAKSGVTVLFSTHIMEQAERMCDHIVIIARGEKVVDGTLQEIKAGFGGRHIALGFTHDREKAERVLADRRLIETIDDYGASADLRMAEGADPEALLHALIREGVGLSRFEIVEPSLQAIFIAKVGNAAVAARTGEAA; encoded by the coding sequence GTGGCAGCTGCCGCTGTTCGCTTCGAGAAGGTCACCAAACGCTTTTCAGGCCATGTCGCCGTCAAGGACCTCTCCTTCGAGGTCCCAACCGGCGGCATTTTCGGTTTGTTGGGCCCCAATGGGGCCGGGAAGTCCACCTCGATCCGGATGATGATGGACATCATCGAGCCGGACGAGGGGTCGATCTCCCTCTTCGGGTCGGACCGGAAGGGGCGTGACCTCTCCCCCCGGATCGGCTTCCTCCCCGAGGAGCGCGGCCTCTACAAGAAGATGAAAGTGCTCGATCATCTGGTCTTCTTCGGCGAAGTGAAGGGGATCGCCCGGAGCGAGGCGAAGCGACGGGCCGCCAAGTGGCTCGACCGGCTCGGGATCGCCGACTGGGCCCAGAAGAAGGTCGAGGACCTCTCCAAGGGGATGCAGCAGAAGGTCCAGTTCGCCGGATCGCTGCTCCACGACCCCGAGCTGGTGGTGCTGGACGAGCCCTTCTCGGGACTCGACCCGGTCAACTCCCAGGTGATGAAGGACGTGGTGATCGAGCTCGCCAAGTCGGGGGTCACCGTCCTCTTCTCGACCCACATCATGGAGCAGGCGGAGCGGATGTGCGATCACATCGTGATCATCGCCCGCGGCGAGAAGGTGGTCGACGGCACCCTGCAGGAGATCAAGGCCGGCTTCGGTGGGCGGCATATCGCCCTCGGCTTCACCCACGATCGCGAGAAGGCGGAGCGGGTGCTGGCCGATCGGCGGCTGATCGAGACCATCGACGACTACGGCGCTTCGGCCGATCTGCGCATGGCGGAGGGCGCCGATCCGGAAGCGTTGCTCCACGCGCTGATCCGCGAGGGCGTCGGGCTCAGTCGCTTCGAGATCGTCGAGCCGTCGCTGCAGGCCATCTTCATCGCCAAGGTTGGTAACGCCGCGGTCGCCGCGCGCACCGGGGAGGCCGCGTGA
- a CDS encoding ParB/RepB/Spo0J family partition protein, giving the protein MSDSKRLGRGLESLLGPISREQAEATGALREIAVGAISANPYQPRRTFDEDALAELTSSIEASGLLQPIVVRPVGNRYELIAGERRWRAVQRLGWAKVSAVVREFDDRTALTLALIENLQRDDLSALDEAAGYQRLMAEFSIPQAEVARLVGKDRSTIANTLRLLKLPADVQELLAGKHLAEGHARALLAIEDQREISRLAQEAVEKGWSVREVEAVVRGEAPEKARGKMMKKPPAAKSSSADARRIEDALRKRLGTDVRLTAKRRGRGLLAISYYSNDDLARLLEMLLGAPFEG; this is encoded by the coding sequence ATGAGCGACTCAAAGCGGTTGGGGCGCGGACTCGAGTCGCTGCTCGGTCCGATCTCGCGTGAGCAGGCCGAGGCAACTGGTGCGCTGCGCGAAATCGCCGTTGGCGCGATCTCCGCGAATCCGTATCAGCCGCGTCGGACCTTCGACGAGGACGCGCTCGCCGAACTCACCTCGTCGATCGAGGCGTCGGGATTGTTGCAGCCGATCGTGGTGCGTCCGGTCGGGAATCGCTACGAGTTGATCGCCGGCGAACGCCGCTGGCGTGCGGTGCAGCGCCTGGGGTGGGCCAAGGTCTCCGCGGTCGTTCGCGAGTTCGATGATCGCACCGCGCTCACGCTCGCCCTGATCGAGAACCTGCAGCGCGACGATCTTTCCGCGCTCGACGAAGCCGCCGGCTATCAACGGCTGATGGCGGAGTTCTCGATTCCGCAGGCCGAAGTGGCGCGGCTCGTTGGCAAGGATCGCTCGACCATCGCCAACACGCTGCGCCTGCTGAAGTTGCCCGCCGATGTGCAGGAGCTGCTCGCCGGGAAGCATCTCGCCGAGGGGCATGCGCGCGCGTTGCTCGCGATCGAGGATCAACGCGAGATCTCGCGTCTGGCGCAGGAAGCGGTCGAGAAGGGGTGGTCGGTGCGCGAGGTCGAGGCGGTAGTGCGCGGTGAGGCACCCGAGAAGGCGCGCGGCAAGATGATGAAGAAGCCACCCGCGGCGAAGTCGTCGTCGGCCGATGCGCGCCGCATCGAAGACGCTCTGCGCAAGCGCCTCGGCACCGACGTCCGCCTCACCGCCAAGCGGCGCGGGCGCGGCCTCCTCGCCATTTCGTATTACTCCAACGACGATCTCGCGCGCCTGCTCGAGATGCTCCTCGGGGCGCCATTCGAAGGGTGA
- a CDS encoding BMP family protein, whose translation MRRLLLLSALLLVGACAPKPSANDGAFRVALITPGSIADAAWNAGAFAGLEQIKDSLGAAISHIEARTPADQEEALRSYAAAGYTMVYGHGYEFQAPAERVAKDFPNTVFVITSGQQVAGKVVPLVFRIHEATYLAGMVAGALTKSGKIGFVGGMELPPIKLGYDGWVQGAQATHPGVETRLTYLGNFDDAAAGKEAALAMIRLGVDQLHHNADAAAIGLFGAAKESPNVYVYGANADQTALAPERVVGSAVLDLPRAMLLVAREVKENRFTPRVESFGLESGVISFATNPALTRIWPTGLAERVQAARDSIIAGTLVVAGVKTP comes from the coding sequence ATGCGCCGTCTCCTTCTGCTGTCCGCACTCCTGCTCGTCGGCGCGTGTGCGCCGAAGCCATCGGCCAACGACGGCGCGTTCCGCGTGGCGCTGATCACGCCCGGATCCATCGCCGATGCGGCGTGGAATGCCGGGGCCTTCGCGGGGCTCGAGCAGATCAAGGACTCGCTCGGCGCAGCCATCTCGCACATCGAGGCGCGCACCCCGGCCGACCAGGAAGAGGCACTCCGCTCGTACGCGGCCGCCGGCTACACGATGGTGTACGGACATGGCTACGAATTCCAGGCGCCTGCCGAGCGCGTCGCGAAGGATTTCCCCAACACCGTCTTCGTGATCACCTCGGGGCAGCAGGTCGCCGGGAAGGTGGTGCCGCTGGTCTTCCGCATTCACGAAGCCACCTACCTCGCCGGGATGGTGGCCGGCGCACTCACCAAGAGCGGCAAGATCGGCTTCGTTGGCGGGATGGAGTTGCCACCGATCAAGCTCGGCTACGATGGCTGGGTGCAGGGCGCGCAGGCGACGCATCCCGGCGTCGAGACGCGGCTCACCTACCTCGGCAATTTCGATGACGCCGCCGCCGGCAAGGAAGCGGCGCTTGCGATGATCCGCCTCGGCGTCGACCAATTGCACCACAACGCGGATGCGGCGGCCATTGGCCTCTTCGGCGCCGCGAAGGAATCGCCCAATGTTTATGTCTATGGGGCGAATGCCGACCAGACCGCGCTCGCGCCCGAGCGGGTGGTCGGCTCGGCGGTGCTCGACCTGCCGCGCGCGATGCTCCTGGTGGCGCGCGAGGTGAAGGAGAACCGCTTTACGCCGCGCGTCGAGTCATTCGGACTGGAGAGCGGCGTGATCTCCTTCGCCACGAACCCGGCGCTCACGCGCATCTGGCCCACCGGGCTCGCGGAGCGGGTGCAGGCCGCGCGCGATTCGATCATCGCGGGAACCCTCGTCGTTGCCGGAGTGAAGACGCCATGA
- a CDS encoding ParA family protein codes for MARTIAIANQKGGVGKTTTAVNLAASLAIAERKTLLIDADPQGNATSGVGIEKGSVERSLYDILIDGLSVKDVVRQDPQLPFLHVLPATQDLVGAELELIGMPNRETILRGVIDAIQDDYEYILIDCPPSLGLVTLNVLTAADAVIIPIQCEYYALEGISQLLNTIRVVQQNFNPDFQIEGVLLTMYDNRLNLSKQVVTEAKEYFGAKVFRTVIPRNVRLAEAPSFGKPILLYDVQSIGAKSYLAVAQELMKRTVGLTKGRSGGGAT; via the coding sequence ATGGCCCGTACCATCGCGATCGCCAACCAGAAGGGTGGCGTCGGCAAGACCACGACTGCTGTCAACCTCGCCGCCTCTCTGGCCATCGCGGAGCGGAAGACCCTGCTCATCGACGCCGACCCCCAAGGGAACGCCACGTCTGGGGTCGGGATCGAGAAGGGGAGCGTGGAACGGTCGCTCTATGACATTCTGATTGATGGACTTAGCGTCAAAGATGTGGTGCGGCAGGACCCCCAGCTCCCCTTCCTGCATGTCCTTCCGGCCACCCAGGATCTCGTCGGCGCCGAGCTCGAACTCATCGGCATGCCGAATCGGGAGACCATTCTGCGCGGCGTCATCGACGCCATTCAGGATGACTACGAGTACATCCTGATCGACTGCCCCCCCTCGCTCGGCCTGGTGACCCTCAACGTCCTCACGGCCGCCGATGCGGTCATCATTCCGATCCAATGCGAATACTACGCGTTGGAGGGTATCTCACAGCTGCTCAACACGATACGCGTCGTCCAGCAGAACTTCAATCCGGACTTCCAGATCGAAGGCGTCCTCCTCACGATGTACGACAACCGTCTCAACCTCTCGAAGCAGGTCGTCACTGAGGCGAAGGAGTATTTCGGCGCGAAGGTCTTCCGCACCGTGATTCCGCGAAACGTGCGCCTGGCCGAGGCGCCGTCGTTCGGCAAGCCGATCCTCCTGTACGATGTGCAGTCGATCGGCGCCAAGAGTTACCTGGCCGTCGCGCAGGAGTTGATGAAGCGCACGGTCGGTCTCACCAAGGGCCGCAGCGGGGGAGGCGCGACATGA
- a CDS encoding ATP-binding cassette domain-containing protein, whose translation MLSLTNISKRFGALLALDDVSFDVAAGEVHALLGENGAGKSTLIRIAAGQISPDAGSVRAQHAAPVGTVAQHFSSIPAFTVAENIALAAGWRETGRAAERRAAEVIARLGLPLDATAVVETLSVQLRQRLEIVKALAGDARVLLLDEPSAVLAPREVTELLQLVRDFAAKGGAVVLITHKLDEVFAAADRVTVLRRGKVTFTGPVAGETPASLSRAMIGGDLPRVERMAPVIGEVVVRAERLVVERVPLDFVIRSGEVVGVAAIEGNGQRALLRAIAGLDEAAPRSGSLTVSGPVAFVPEDRTTEGIIPALTLTENILLGDHTAPWWLDWPALRVRTAELLEAFDVRGGDADTPAASLSGGNQQKLIFARVLERAPRVLVVEDPTRGLDVQATAAIHERLRAAAASGAAVVVHSSDLDEVLEIADRLFVMANGTLTELPIGTPRDVVGDAMLAVGDTT comes from the coding sequence ATGCTCTCCCTCACCAATATCTCGAAGCGCTTCGGCGCCCTCCTCGCCCTCGACGACGTCTCCTTCGACGTTGCCGCCGGCGAGGTGCATGCGTTGCTCGGCGAGAACGGCGCGGGGAAGAGCACGCTGATCCGGATTGCGGCGGGGCAGATCTCTCCGGATGCGGGCAGCGTCCGGGCGCAGCATGCTGCGCCCGTTGGCACTGTCGCCCAGCACTTCTCCTCGATCCCCGCCTTCACCGTCGCGGAGAACATCGCGCTGGCGGCGGGGTGGCGGGAGACGGGGCGGGCGGCCGAGCGGCGCGCCGCGGAGGTGATTGCGCGGCTCGGGCTGCCGCTCGACGCGACGGCGGTCGTCGAGACGCTCTCGGTGCAGCTGCGGCAGCGGCTCGAGATCGTGAAGGCGTTGGCGGGCGATGCGCGGGTGCTGCTACTGGACGAACCGAGTGCGGTGCTCGCCCCGCGCGAGGTGACGGAGCTGTTGCAGCTGGTGCGCGACTTCGCGGCGAAGGGTGGGGCGGTGGTGCTGATCACCCACAAGCTCGACGAGGTGTTCGCGGCGGCTGATCGGGTCACGGTGCTGCGTCGCGGGAAGGTGACCTTCACCGGGCCAGTGGCAGGCGAGACGCCGGCGAGTCTCTCGCGCGCGATGATCGGCGGCGACCTGCCGCGCGTCGAGCGCATGGCGCCGGTGATCGGCGAGGTGGTGGTGCGCGCCGAGCGGTTGGTGGTGGAGCGGGTGCCACTCGACTTCGTGATCCGGTCCGGTGAGGTCGTCGGCGTCGCGGCGATCGAGGGGAATGGGCAGCGGGCGCTGCTCCGCGCCATCGCCGGGCTCGACGAGGCCGCGCCGCGGAGTGGGTCACTCACCGTGAGCGGGCCCGTCGCGTTCGTGCCGGAGGATCGCACTACCGAGGGAATCATCCCCGCGCTCACGTTGACCGAGAACATCCTGCTCGGCGACCACACCGCACCCTGGTGGCTCGACTGGCCGGCGCTCAGGGTGCGGACGGCCGAACTGCTTGAGGCGTTTGACGTGCGTGGCGGCGATGCCGATACCCCGGCCGCATCGCTCAGCGGCGGCAACCAGCAGAAGCTGATCTTTGCGCGCGTACTCGAGCGGGCGCCCAGGGTGTTGGTGGTGGAGGATCCGACGCGCGGCCTCGACGTGCAGGCCACGGCGGCGATCCATGAACGGCTGCGTGCTGCGGCGGCGAGTGGGGCGGCGGTCGTCGTCCACTCCTCCGATCTCGACGAGGTGCTCGAGATCGCCGATCGACTCTTCGTGATGGCCAATGGCACGCTGACCGAACTGCCGATCGGCACCCCGCGCGACGTGGTGGGCGATGCGATGCTCGCTGTGGGAGACACGACGTGA
- a CDS encoding ABC transporter permease, translated as MNKIFAVVRREFIERVRTRAFLLATLGLPLLMVFAMTVPALMMRGTDRTTRIAVIDGTADSTGVQIVAALAKPTFKDGVRPKYTIEHITLAGDPTAKRDSLLQRTSRDVAEPLDGVMILPENTLAAGKVAYFGTNVSSFETMGELERLISSVVVGTRLERAGVDAGVVTAAMRPADMKTTKVADGKPTGESGAASFLLAYIMGFLLYISVVLFGQQTMMSVIEEKTSRIMEILASSLRPFQMLLGKVIGVGAVGLLQMSIWVGTVFVVGQNRAVLAGLLKVPVETMQTLPIPSIPTDLLVVFLTYFALGFLLFGAVFAAVGSMVNSTQEAQQAISGVIMVIMVGFFGVFAVIKDPSGGLGTVLSLIPFTAPFVMPVRWSMAAVPLPELALSLVIMVAALLGVVWVAGRIYRTGILMYGKKPTLREVFRWVRAG; from the coding sequence GTGAACAAGATCTTTGCCGTCGTGCGCCGGGAGTTCATCGAGCGCGTCCGCACCCGTGCCTTCCTGCTGGCCACCCTCGGCCTGCCGTTGCTCATGGTGTTTGCGATGACCGTGCCGGCGCTGATGATGCGCGGCACCGACCGGACCACGCGGATTGCCGTGATCGACGGCACCGCCGATTCCACCGGGGTGCAGATCGTTGCCGCCCTGGCGAAGCCGACCTTCAAGGATGGCGTCCGGCCCAAGTACACCATCGAGCACATCACGCTCGCCGGGGACCCGACCGCCAAGCGCGACTCGCTCCTGCAGCGCACCTCGCGCGACGTGGCTGAGCCGCTGGATGGCGTGATGATCCTGCCGGAGAACACGCTGGCCGCCGGGAAGGTCGCGTACTTCGGCACCAATGTTTCGTCCTTCGAGACCATGGGCGAACTCGAGCGGCTGATCTCCTCCGTGGTCGTGGGAACGCGACTTGAGCGCGCCGGCGTCGATGCCGGTGTGGTGACTGCCGCGATGCGGCCGGCCGACATGAAGACCACCAAGGTGGCCGACGGGAAGCCGACGGGCGAGAGTGGTGCCGCATCGTTCCTTCTGGCCTACATCATGGGCTTCCTGCTCTACATCTCGGTGGTGCTCTTCGGCCAGCAGACGATGATGTCGGTGATCGAGGAGAAGACGTCGCGCATCATGGAGATTCTCGCCTCGTCGCTGCGGCCCTTCCAGATGCTGCTCGGCAAGGTGATCGGTGTCGGCGCGGTCGGCCTGCTGCAGATGTCGATCTGGGTCGGCACGGTCTTCGTGGTGGGGCAGAATCGCGCGGTGCTTGCCGGGCTGTTGAAGGTGCCGGTGGAGACGATGCAGACGCTGCCGATCCCGTCGATTCCGACCGACCTGCTGGTGGTCTTCCTGACCTACTTCGCCCTCGGCTTCCTGCTCTTCGGCGCCGTCTTCGCCGCCGTGGGATCGATGGTGAACTCGACCCAGGAGGCGCAGCAGGCGATCTCCGGCGTCATCATGGTGATCATGGTCGGTTTCTTCGGCGTCTTCGCCGTGATCAAGGACCCGTCCGGCGGCCTCGGCACGGTGCTTTCGCTGATCCCCTTCACGGCGCCGTTCGTGATGCCGGTGCGCTGGTCGATGGCGGCGGTGCCGCTGCCAGAATTGGCACTGTCACTGGTGATCATGGTCGCCGCGCTGCTCGGCGTCGTCTGGGTCGCGGGACGGATCTACCGAACCGGGATCCTGATGTACGGCAAGAAGCCGACGCTGCGCGAAGTGTTCCGGTGGGTGAGAGCGGGGTGA